One window from the genome of Phycisphaerales bacterium encodes:
- a CDS encoding GC-type dockerin domain-anchored protein, with product TQTIVPPEAAFGDGFGTSMSVDGTRLIVGSIYADYVLPDAGGVYVYEYSEGSWQEMDRLASPAPRFASEFGSSVLLQGDVALVEQDFGAYVFERVGGEWLSRDRLVAPDGPTGGRTFGNEMLLTEDWLFVGAPLEDSIASSVGAVYVFERTGKTSFAFTEKLTPPDPETNRCRLGASLAFDGQTLLAGAPNATGDFAGQGAVYAYELESDQWLLKQQFTHDDPLERNDFFGTSMSLANGLLMVGASGRSGAYVFQRDSDGLWFQTGRLPESGSLGGRAGASVVANGEHALVGAPDGASGGSITGVGYAYDFECLICEVDLDLDGALTIFDFLTFLNLFQDGDPLADFDGDGELTIFDFLAFQTAFGAGCG from the coding sequence CACCCAGACCATCGTGCCGCCGGAAGCCGCGTTCGGCGACGGGTTCGGGACGTCGATGTCGGTGGATGGCACGCGCCTGATCGTCGGTTCGATCTATGCCGATTACGTGCTGCCCGACGCGGGCGGGGTCTACGTCTACGAATACTCGGAAGGCTCGTGGCAGGAAATGGACCGGCTGGCATCGCCCGCGCCGCGGTTTGCCAGCGAGTTTGGTTCGTCGGTGTTGCTCCAGGGCGACGTTGCGCTCGTCGAGCAGGACTTTGGCGCTTATGTGTTCGAGCGGGTCGGGGGCGAGTGGCTTTCGCGTGATCGGCTGGTGGCTCCGGACGGGCCTACAGGCGGACGCACGTTTGGCAACGAGATGCTCTTGACCGAGGACTGGCTGTTCGTCGGGGCGCCGTTGGAGGATTCGATCGCGAGCAGCGTCGGTGCGGTGTACGTCTTCGAGCGCACTGGCAAGACCAGCTTTGCCTTTACGGAGAAGCTTACTCCGCCGGATCCGGAAACCAACCGCTGCCGGCTCGGAGCATCGCTCGCGTTTGACGGGCAGACTCTGCTCGCGGGTGCACCGAATGCCACGGGAGACTTTGCCGGCCAAGGTGCTGTCTACGCCTACGAGCTCGAAAGCGATCAATGGCTACTCAAGCAACAGTTCACGCACGATGATCCCCTGGAACGCAACGACTTCTTCGGCACGTCGATGTCGCTTGCGAATGGCTTGCTTATGGTTGGTGCGTCCGGCAGGTCAGGTGCGTACGTGTTTCAGCGCGACAGCGACGGGCTGTGGTTCCAGACCGGGAGGCTTCCCGAGTCGGGCAGCCTTGGAGGTCGCGCGGGTGCAAGCGTGGTTGCGAACGGCGAACACGCCTTGGTCGGAGCCCCCGATGGCGCCTCCGGCGGTTCCATCACCGGGGTGGGCTACGCCTACGACTTCGAGTGCCTCATCTGCGAGGTGGACCTCGACCTGGACGGCGCCCTCACCATCTTCGACTTCCTGACCTTCCTCAATCTCTTTCAGGACGGCGACCCACTCGCCGACTTCGACGGCGACGGCGAGCTGACGATCTTCGACTTCCTGGCGTTCCAGACGGCGTTCGGCGCCGGCTGCGGCTGA
- a CDS encoding type 1 glutamine amidotransferase domain-containing protein → MASFRTVLMVVALGLGGVLAGCQGGKLAPTDARPAVLLVLTNHGDMGDTGEPTGFFLAEAAHPWHVFNEAGWIVVLASPEGGDAPIDPRSVTDPDEEGQDFLDRFARDGVVPGTARLTSMKASAFEAIFFAGGHGTMWDFPEGPGVQETAEGVYRSGGVVAAVCHGPAALVNLRARGGDPLVAGRRVTGFTNDEEAAVELVDAMPFLLETRLRELGAEFVGAGNFEENVVVDGRLVTGQNPASARGAAEAVVRVAAENEDG, encoded by the coding sequence ATGGCGAGTTTCCGGACAGTCCTGATGGTGGTCGCCCTGGGCCTTGGAGGCGTGCTCGCGGGTTGCCAGGGCGGCAAGCTGGCCCCGACCGACGCCCGCCCGGCCGTGCTGCTGGTCTTGACCAACCACGGCGACATGGGCGACACGGGCGAGCCGACGGGCTTCTTCCTGGCCGAGGCGGCCCACCCCTGGCACGTGTTCAACGAGGCCGGGTGGATCGTCGTGCTGGCCAGCCCCGAGGGCGGGGACGCACCGATCGATCCGCGGAGCGTGACCGACCCCGACGAGGAGGGGCAGGACTTCCTCGACCGGTTCGCCCGAGACGGCGTGGTGCCCGGCACGGCCCGGCTGACGAGCATGAAGGCCAGCGCGTTCGAGGCCATCTTCTTCGCCGGCGGGCACGGCACGATGTGGGACTTCCCAGAAGGCCCGGGCGTGCAGGAAACCGCCGAGGGCGTCTACCGCAGCGGCGGCGTGGTGGCCGCCGTGTGCCACGGCCCGGCGGCGCTCGTGAACCTGCGGGCCCGCGGCGGGGATCCGCTGGTCGCGGGGCGGCGCGTCACGGGCTTCACCAACGACGAGGAGGCGGCGGTCGAGCTCGTCGACGCAATGCCCTTCCTGCTCGAGACGCGGCTGCGCGAGCTGGGCGCCGAGTTCGTCGGTGCGGGCAACTTCGAGGAGAACGTCGTTGTCGATGGCAGGCTGGTGACGGGACAGAACCCCGCTTCGGCTCGGGGTGCGGCCGAGGCGGTGGTGCGTGTGGCGGCGGAGAACGAAGACGGCTGA